In Bicyclus anynana chromosome 22, ilBicAnyn1.1, whole genome shotgun sequence, the following proteins share a genomic window:
- the LOC112054339 gene encoding uncharacterized protein LOC112054339 isoform X4, with protein sequence MDLAVNLDREDYRMAPPASCMGTEHGCVMFDCLVHLWEWIDPPAAQTEYQMENKKNVTATQQPLTQQHIMAHHVHPDQIYSSQHPQLPAHVNNQIQPKVQSAQIQPNGVMHQLLQSQYQSNMNARSPLLENRHEMYGTGHNHDYARHYGANDNYNYPQSPPRLERTEIHTDHNVNHELLHNIPKGYNAEVYQDYLKRNPPKDNNQIYQNHQPNINQYRPNVNQYGTKPYLPYSNRIGPQSNTELLRKQYNEIQQMKMQQQMHYQNQAQMHQQQKFAERQILLQQIHGVQPPPNLQNSIYSDSSYRDLDRYSSKNDFKEYSSTDLSKDFDRYGKHNDYSDLQNRQYQENHWQSNQNDFREVDRQRPEQDKAKSNSPPSDNNQRSTDIISPMKSSESSTPSIKSPSSDSRRSSSGTQALRSPSAQRIPSAPVTLSGLLYKQGSDGLKVWRKRWFVLSEYCLFYYKSQDEEKLLGSVLLPSYKVSACSAEDKVMRKFAFKLEHANMRTYVLAALDPEAMMKWVKALTMAAIMQTSNEQPQKQIDRAAAKTEEGDDAGPTYANAPPKPRRANDGYNSPSPDMYDPNYDLLKKPASHYSQGTSHTRYQDTTYSTKQEIYTRSPQSPPSQPTYHTKRPYDTQQLSLPLSKTAFDNSEKSPNTPSINKSNPQSPYFENRSRNQQQHSQEDKIENLYEKKPGYNPFLEDYGQNKKDDERSRPIESNKTSIYNESYPESRTNSKTYVDANVYGRDVYGDVNTKASKTSTLNERLAERRTPDAYGRSTAMSAYNTEKIGDYEDIYAAYGNDAGKAYAKSPNPSHSRDTISLSSHKSPQEQVTNTIPEKTFSGPSVLRRKKMQASGIQPPMPRPHSADFLEYESKNETLYNVTPTRNTHDPPKQPPRPKSSLDINSYYDPSSDKYYSEESYAQKMRQSAQYLQQQGTRPRNIQIPLEKYASGLAEKQLHSPYMHPNNNNYETEFSNKNIRDNVSYNSKYSDLEALHSNWTLKEKDLEAQKDYLNRSGSVMSDGSQISAYVKDVGKFDPGIDGFMRSASARLPSSAEREGEKKVQQREESMKRLLEWKQRMLQSPLTRKSTPAAISLNRSLNQSRQSLRSDQYKPKTYKNASYNSYSSDDEASMTMSGTNIEPGSKNNNNNNQINQQTLSKKAFLGSNTSIGRSNRDGTIPVRAVSPRVRWVEEKPTNEHCSQPITASQQNLNTLTGSEDVWTTVRSPSRTLQQPIRAVSPRIRRNNNNDNNDTRKEVHNQESSEIPTAGELLGRSHEELVLLLIQLRRRHAATHRSIEQCCVQISSIEDCLSSLKAIEREENLQRLEQLKTQLMELENHYEKSKPLVQLVDNMVKLGSLYNRPGSTIERLERNQRLRQKVLAEHAMEQQRWLESAAAGKPLETEAARVRVAELWALEQELADEAAILQGLKTDKDAIDSLLTGVRSKLDSVNIGSRAQPSGLEAELARVHAMLAHNSKVYKKLEQTVADNARLERELHHLRRALRAQRANIHAQASHNMPPSHPTAMLEDEVTRVQQLVSALQRQRQELSRAVRHLTQQSHALQITHDSMPGKRRPMSSWQETNLDTGHTIDHGQSDYDYDSQGPVMPPGHYPPSVETPLYVDTRAPGMDVASPINSEDMQHTAFGNLTNVEKQEIKTVRIVKRESERRQRDRDRSLQPLSDWSSNHITANIDQFLEEELVQPINNYRASSLPRTEYSKYEEYYSKPQYADSVNYIGMNEKNMQQSPKYPSSPSLSNYDYSRDISSLSSSYHKTYDRSAGYDRTISLSTQYLNSPTDSSRTLTNDPMSKTSSIVSLTRSNMELSPIFKSEAAKQIITEVSGEPKNGSLHRRQVPKEKRRHYTAPHHLSAKTLNEMPKDAYNQDALGRSLDDADMERALRGAAPDVVRSALPARRLPDSIDQLLAAPQKIIIPERYIPEKPPELSPEEQQKRQEKVESIKKMLSSSSADPSKSPDGQEKRQREHLLQMNQILAKQVTEMSKIIAVKALEELPLQDNMDDYEDRSPDVELPIYQQRDNFFT encoded by the exons GATTGACCCGCCAGCCGCGCAGACAGAATACCAAATGGAGAACAAAAAGAATGTCACAGCAACACAGCAACCCCTCACGCAGCAGCACATCATGGCGCACCACGTGCACCCCGACCAAATATACTCCTCTCAACACCCACAGTTACCTGCGCACGTAAACAACCAAATACAGCCGAAGGTTCAATCTGCGCAAATTCAACCGAATGGCGTCATGCACCAACTATTGCAAAGTCAATATCAATCGAACATGAACGCACGATCGCCGCTCCTAGAAAACAGGCACGAAATGTATGGCACCGGACACAATCACGATTATGCGAGACATTACGGTGCTAACGACAATTATAATTATCCACAGTCACCACCTCGGCTCGAAAGAACAGAAATCCATACTGATCACAATGTAAATCATGAACTATTGCATAATATTCCAAAAGGATACAACGCAGAAGTATATCAAGACTATTTAAAACGTAACCCACCGAAAGATAATAACCAAATATATCAAAACCATCAACCTAATATTAATCAATATAGACCTAATGTAAATCAGTACGGCACGAAGCCGTATCTTCCCTATTCGAATCGAATAGGGCCCCAAAGTAACACTGAGTTATTAAGAAAGCAGTATAATGAAATACAACAAATGAAAATGCAACAGCAAATGCATTATCAGAATCAGGCTCAAATGCATCAACAACAGAAGTTTGCGGAGCGACAAATTTTATTACAGCAAATACATGGTGTTCAACCACCACCTAACTTACAGAATAGTATATATTCTGATAGTTCTTATAGAGATCTAGATCGATATAGTAGTAAAAATGACTTTAAGGAATACAGTAGTACGGATTTGTCGAAAGACTTCGATAGGTACGGTAAACATAATGATTACAGTGACCTACAAAATAGACAATATCAAGAGAATCATTGgcaatcaaatcaaaatgatTTCCGGGAAGTAGATAGGCAGAGACCTGAGCAAGACAAGGCAAAAAGTAACTCTCCGCCATcagataataatcaaagaagTACAGATATTATATCTCCAATGAAATCTAGTGAGTCTAGTACACCTAGTATAAAGTCACCCTCATCAGACAGTCGACGCAGTAGTAGCGGGACTCAGGCATTGCGATCTCCATCTGCCCAACGTATACCATCAGCTCCGGTGACTTTGTCTGGGTTGCTATACAAACAAGGATCTGATGGCCTAAAGGTTTGGCGGAAGAGGTGGTTTGTTTTGTCAGAATACTGTCTATTCTACTACAAAA gTCAAGATGAAGAAAAGCTTTTAGGGTCTGTCCTATTGCCCTCGTATAAGGTCTCAGCGTGTAGCGCAGAGGACAAAGTGATGCGGAAGTTTGCGTTCAAACTGGAACATGCAAATATGAGGACATACGTGTTGGCGGCTTTGGATCCGGAAGCCATGATGAAGTGGGTGAAGGCGCTCACAATGGCAGCTATTATGCAAACATCCAA TGAGCAGCCACAAAAGCAAATCGATCGCGCAGCTGCAAAAACAGAG gaaGGCGATGATGCTGGACCTACGTACGCCAATGCGCCACCTAAGCCCAGACGAGCAAACGATGGATATAATTCACCCAGCCCGGATAT GTACGATCCAAATTACGATCTACTCAAAAAACCTGCATCACACTACAGTCAAGGCACCAGTCATACTCGATACCAGGACACAACCTACAGCACAAAACAGGAGATTTACACACGCAGCCCGCAATCACCGCCCTCGCAACCAACTTACCATACAAAAAGACCTTACGACACGCAGCAACTATCATTACCATTATCCAAGACAGCTTTTGACAATTCAGAAAAATCTCCAAACACTCCATCTATCAATAAATCTAATCCTCAATCTCCCTATTTCGAAAATAGGTCTAGAAATCAGCAGCAACACTCTCAAGAAGACAAAATTGAAAACTTATATGAAAAGAAACCTGGTTATAATCCTTTTCTTGAAGATTATGGACAAAATAAGAAAGACGATGAAAGGAGTAGGCCTATTGAATCGAATAAAACATCAATTTACAATGAAAGCTACCCTGAATCTCGAACCAATTCCAAAACTTACGTTGATGCTAATGTTTACGGTAGAGATGTGTATGGTGATGTTAATACAAAGGCGAGTAAAACGAGCACGTTAAATGAACGACTAGCTGAGAGGCGAACACCTGATGCATATGGCAGATCAACAGCTATGTCTGCgtataacactgaaaaaattggAGACTATGAAGATATTTATGCGGCATACGGAAATGATGCTGGAAAAGCATATGCAAAGTCCCCAAATCCCTCCCATTCCCGGGATACAATTAGTTTATCTAGCCATAAATCGCCCCAAGAGCAAGTTACTAACACG ATTCCAGAAAAAACATTTAGTGGGCCATCAGTTTTGCGAAGGAAAAAAATGCAAGCGAGTGGTATTCAACCCCCGATGCCACGCCCCCATAGCGCAGATTTTCTCGAATATGAATCCAAAAACGAAACTCTTTATAATGTGACGCCAACACGAAACACGCACGATCCACCTAAACAACCACCACGTCCAAAATCTAGTCTAGACATAAACTCCTATTATGATCCTAGTTCAGATAAATATTATTCTGAGGAAAGTTATGCACAAAAAATGCGACAATCGGCACAATATTTGCAACAACAGGGCACACGGCCAAGAAATATACAAATACCATTAGAAAAATATGCAAGTGGACTTGCTGAAAAACAATTACATTCCCCATATATGCACCCTAACAATAATAACTATGAAACTGAATTTAGCAATAAGAATATTCGTGATAATGTTAgttataattcaaaatatagCGATCTTGAAGCTTTACATTCTAATTGGACATTGAAAGAAAAAGATTTGGAAGCccaaaaagattatttaaacaGAAGTGGTAGTGTGATGAGCGATGGTTCACAAATCAGTGCGTATGTAAAGGATGTTGGGAAATTTGATCCAGGGATAGATGGATTTATGCGATCCGCAAGCGCTAGGTTGCCATCATCTGCTGAAAGAGAAGGAGAAAAGAAAGTACAACAG CGTGAAGAATCAATGAAAAGACTGCTTGAATGGAAGCAGAGAATGTTACAGTCTCCACTGACAAGAAAAAGTACTCCAGCTGCTATTTCATTAAATAGATCATTGAATCAAAGTCGCCAATCATTAAGATCTGACCAGTACAAAcctaaaacttataaaaatgcTTCATATAACAGCTATTCTTCAGATGATGaag CTTCTATGACAATGTCAGGCACAAATATAGAACCAGGctcaaagaataataataacaataaccaAATAAACCAGCAAACTTTGtcaaaaaaagcatttcttggAAGTAACACGTCGATTGGTAGAAGTAATAGGGATGGTACTATACCAGTAAGAGCTGTAAGCCCTAGAGTAAGATGGGTTGAAGAGAAACCCACTAATGAACATTGTTCGCAGCCGATCACAGCATCACAACAAAAT TTGAATACATTAACGGGTTCTGAGGATGTATGGACGACAGTAAGGTCACCATCGAGAACTTTACAACAACCAATAAGAGCCGTTAGTCCTAGGATTAGAAGAAACAATAACAACGACAACAACGATACG CGTAAGGAGGTCCATAATCAAGAATCAAGTGAAATACCAACGGCCGGTGAGCTTTTGGGAAGAAGTCACGAGGAGCTAGTTTTGCTCTTGATTCAATTAAGAAGACGTCACGCAGCAACTCATCGTTCTATTGAGCAATGCTGTGTTCAGATTAGTAGTATAGAG GATTGTCTAAGTTCACTCAAAGCCATTGAACGGGAAGAAAACTTACAACGTTTGGAACAGTTAAAGACTCAACTCATGGAGTTAGAGaaccattatgaaaaaagtaAGCCGTTAGTGCAATTGGTTGATAATATGGTGAAACTTGGATCTTTGTATAATAGACCAGGTTCTACGATAGAACGATTGGAGCGAAATCAGAGGCTGAGACAAAAAGTTCTTGCAGAACATGCTATGGAACAACAAAG ATGGCTCGAAAGTGCCGCAGCAGGCAAACCCTTAGAAACAGAAGCGGCAAGAGTCAGAGTTGCTGAACTATGGGCATTGGAACAGGAACTAGCAGACGAGGCAGCCATTCTTCAAGGTCTTAAAACTGACAAAGATGCTATTGACTCATTGTTGACAG GTGTTCGCAGTAAGCTGGACAGCGTAAACATTGGTTCCCGAGCTCAGCCTTCAGGCTTGGAGGCGGAGTTGGCGCGAGTGCATGCCATGCTGGCGCACAATTCTAAGGTTTATAAG AAACTAGAGCAAACGGTAGCGGACAATGCACGTTTGGAAAGGGAACTGCATCACCTCCGCCGCGCCCTGCGAGCTCAGCGCGCTAACATTCATGCCCAAGCTTCGCATAACATGCCACCATCGCATCCCACTGCTATGCTAGAGGATG AAGTGACACGAGTACAACAGTTGGTGTCAGCTTTACAGCGTCAGCGTCAGGAGCTGAGCCGCGCGGTGCGTCACCTCACGCAGCAGTCCCACGCCTTGCAGATCACTCATGATTCTATGCCTG GCAAACGTCGTCCAATGTCGTCTTGGCAAGAAACGAATCTGGATACAGGCCATACTATCGACCACGGGCAATCCGACTATGACTACGACTCGCAAGGACCAGTAATGCCCCCGGGACACTATCCACCGAGCGTGGAGACGCCGCTGTATGTTGATACTAGAGCACCCGGCATGGATGTCGCGTCACCAATAAACAGCGAGGACATGCAACACACTGCTTTTG GTAACCTCACTAATGTAGAAAAACAAGAGATCAAAACAGTGCGAATTGTGAAACGGGAAAGCGAAAGGCGACAAAGAGATCGCGACCGGTCTTTACAACCATTATCCGATTGGTCCAGCAACCATATCACTGCCAACATAGATCAATTTTTAGAAGAAGAATTAGTGCAACCAATTAATAACTACAGAGCGTCTTCTTTACCTAGAACTGAGTATAGCAAATATGAAGAATATTATTCCAAGCCTCAATACGCAGATTCTGTAAATTATATCGGGATGAACGAAAAGAACATGCAACAGAGTCCTAAATATCCCTCAAGCCCTTCGTTGTCTAATTATGATTATTCAAGAGATATTTCATCTTTAAGCAGTAGCTATCACAAAACTTATGACAGATCTGCTGGTTATGATCGTACCATATCTTTGTCAACCCAATATCTCAATAGCCCAACAGATAGTTCAAGGACTTTGACTAACGATCCCATGTCAAAAACGAGCAGTATTGTAAGCTTAACGAGATCCAATATGGAATTGTCTCCTATATTTAAAAGTGAAGCTGCTAAACAAATTATTACGGAGGTGTCAGGAGAACCTAAAAATGGCTCTTTACATAGACGACAAGTACCAAAAGAGAAGAGGAGGCACTATACCGCACCGCACCATTTGAGCGCCAAAACTCTTAATGAAATGCCTAAGGATGCTTACAATCAAGAT GCTCTGGGAAGGTCACTGGACGACGCAGACATGGAACGTGCACTTCGCGGTGCTGCTCCAGATGTGGTGCGCTCGGCTCTACCGGCGAGAAGGTTACCAGACTCCATAGATCAGCTCTTGGCTGCTCCTCAGAAGATTATTATACCAGAACGATACATACCTGAGAAG ccTCCAGAACTATCTCCGGAAGAACAGCAGAAACGTCAAGAGAAAGTCGAATCAATTAAAAAGATGCTCTCGAGTTCTTCTGCTGACCCTAGCAAG AGCCCAGACGGACAGGAGAAGCGACAGCGCGAGCACTTGCTCCAGATGAACCAGATCCTTGCCAAGCAGGTCACCGAGATGAGCAAAATCATAGCTG TTAAAGCATTAGAAGAACTACCTCTGCAAGATAATATGGATGACTACGAAGATCGTTCACCAGACGTCGAACTGCCAATATATCAACAAAGAGACAATTTCTTCACATGA